One window from the genome of Pseudalkalibacillus hwajinpoensis encodes:
- the hxlB gene encoding 6-phospho-3-hexuloisomerase — protein sequence MKKVIHTVVNEVNQVLSEVNEDQAKQLSTHIEEAKRIFVTGEGRSGLVGKAFAMRLMHGGYEVYVTGETVTPNIETGDLLIAISGSGSTQSICFYAEKAKEIGACISAVTTNGSSRLAGISDHLLVVPAATKKRLPEEPSTIQPLGNQFDQSLHLLLDAIIIYTINQSKQTDNERMTSKHANME from the coding sequence ATGAAAAAAGTCATTCACACTGTAGTTAATGAAGTTAATCAGGTGTTATCAGAAGTGAACGAAGATCAAGCGAAGCAGCTTTCAACTCATATAGAAGAAGCTAAAAGAATTTTTGTGACTGGTGAGGGACGTTCTGGACTAGTGGGAAAAGCATTTGCTATGCGATTAATGCATGGTGGATATGAGGTATATGTTACAGGGGAAACGGTTACTCCGAATATCGAAACTGGCGATTTGTTAATCGCTATCTCTGGATCAGGTTCAACTCAGTCTATATGTTTTTATGCGGAAAAAGCAAAAGAAATAGGAGCATGTATTTCAGCGGTTACAACGAATGGCAGCTCTAGGCTTGCTGGAATAAGTGATCATTTGTTAGTCGTTCCTGCAGCAACTAAAAAGAGATTACCAGAAGAGCCTAGTACGATTCAGCCGCTTGGAAACCAATTTGATCAATCGCTGCACCTCCTCCTAGACGCTATTATCATCTACACAATTAATCAATCAAAGCAAACGGATAACGAAAGAATGACTTCCAAACACGCAAATATGGAATAG
- a CDS encoding DUF2620 domain-containing protein has product MKIVIGGQVDKKEVEALVKEHGPNGVETSIKSDVEAAMAVKTGQAEYYVGACHTGGGGALAMAIAIIGKPSCETVSMPGRKPSEEKIQQAVKEGKKAFGFTADHMETVVPMIMRAIKAL; this is encoded by the coding sequence ATGAAAATTGTTATTGGTGGACAGGTAGATAAAAAGGAAGTCGAAGCCCTAGTGAAGGAACATGGACCAAATGGAGTGGAAACTTCTATTAAATCAGATGTAGAAGCGGCAATGGCAGTGAAAACAGGTCAGGCAGAATACTATGTTGGAGCGTGTCACACTGGTGGTGGAGGTGCGTTAGCGATGGCGATTGCTATTATTGGAAAACCAAGCTGTGAAACTGTTTCAATGCCAGGAAGAAAACCGAGTGAAGAGAAAATTCAACAGGCTGTTAAGGAAGGAAAGAAAGCATTTGGTTTTACTGCTGATCATATGGAAACAGTCGTTCCAATGATTATGAGAGCAATTAAAGCACTTTAA
- a CDS encoding TRAP transporter substrate-binding protein, which produces MKYVSTLLFVMILSLGFLTGCGNNENAGANENGKIKIIAAHNQTSPENPYQYGMKEFKKVAEENGDGNIEVEVHAGTLGTSESELVEKLKLGGADVVLVSPGFMSKTGIKEIDLFAMPYVFDSYDHWEKAVEGEVGDQIAETINEKSDNTFKVLGYWTAGVRHYYGKEPLNSIKDIEGMKFRTQTSGAIAEYWEETGAVPTSVAWGELYQALQQGVVDASENAYPYFVQQNHHKTENGKYITETAHDYTTRLLLINGKKFDSYTDEQKDAVLKAAEASVKKEIEVLHKQEEEYKQKAIDEGAEVNDIDRKPFIELAKPIQDKTAEEIGATDLLKKIRDLK; this is translated from the coding sequence ATGAAATATGTATCTACATTATTGTTCGTTATGATTTTATCTCTAGGTTTTTTGACGGGTTGCGGTAACAATGAAAATGCTGGAGCAAACGAAAATGGCAAGATTAAAATCATTGCAGCACATAACCAAACTTCGCCTGAAAATCCTTACCAATATGGGATGAAGGAATTTAAAAAAGTAGCTGAAGAAAATGGAGACGGCAATATTGAAGTAGAAGTACATGCGGGAACTCTGGGCACAAGTGAATCAGAACTTGTGGAAAAGCTTAAGCTTGGCGGCGCTGATGTTGTTCTTGTGTCTCCAGGTTTTATGTCGAAAACAGGTATTAAAGAAATTGATCTATTCGCTATGCCTTACGTATTTGATAGTTATGACCATTGGGAGAAAGCAGTTGAGGGAGAAGTTGGCGATCAAATTGCTGAAACGATTAATGAGAAGTCTGATAATACATTCAAAGTTTTGGGCTATTGGACAGCTGGAGTTCGTCATTACTATGGGAAAGAGCCATTGAATTCCATAAAGGATATTGAGGGGATGAAATTCCGGACGCAAACTTCTGGTGCTATTGCAGAGTATTGGGAAGAAACTGGAGCCGTACCAACATCGGTAGCATGGGGAGAGTTATATCAAGCGTTACAACAAGGTGTCGTTGATGCCTCTGAGAACGCTTATCCATACTTCGTTCAACAAAATCACCATAAAACTGAAAATGGAAAGTACATCACAGAAACAGCGCATGACTACACGACTCGCTTATTACTCATTAATGGAAAGAAATTTGATTCTTATACAGATGAGCAAAAAGATGCCGTATTAAAAGCAGCTGAAGCTTCAGTAAAGAAAGAGATTGAGGTCCTTCACAAGCAAGAAGAAGAGTACAAACAAAAAGCTATTGATGAAGGGGCAGAAGTAAATGACATTGATCGTAAACCGTTCATTGAATTAGCGAAGCCTATTCAAGACAAAACAGCAGAAGAAATTGGTGCGACGGATCTTTTGAAAAAAATTCGTGATTTGAAATAA
- a CDS encoding TRAP transporter small permease — protein MLVKLLEKIQLTVGVLFLVVFFITIIIQVITRYMGVSAIWTEEVATYSFIWAVFMGASVMLNRREHFKFDLLLNKLTGKSKNSLYLINDLILLVFSTGLFYLGIEAVQNFWNYTWVSIPELKMGYVWISIPIMGGTMMIYTFAHILRNVRSFSKKEVTE, from the coding sequence GTGCTCGTTAAGCTGCTTGAGAAAATTCAATTAACTGTTGGTGTCTTGTTTCTAGTTGTCTTTTTTATCACGATCATTATCCAGGTTATTACGCGGTATATGGGGGTTTCAGCTATTTGGACGGAAGAAGTTGCGACTTATTCCTTTATTTGGGCCGTGTTTATGGGGGCATCCGTCATGCTCAATCGAAGAGAGCATTTTAAATTTGATCTTCTATTGAATAAGTTAACTGGCAAAAGTAAGAACAGCCTATATCTCATTAATGATCTTATTCTTCTAGTATTTAGTACAGGTTTATTTTATTTAGGAATAGAAGCTGTGCAAAACTTCTGGAACTATACCTGGGTTTCTATCCCGGAATTAAAAATGGGGTATGTATGGATTTCAATTCCGATTATGGGTGGAACGATGATGATATATACGTTTGCTCACATTTTACGTAACGTAAGAAGCTTCTCTAAGAAGGAGGTAACCGAATGA
- the hxlA gene encoding 3-hexulose-6-phosphate synthase, with protein MKLQLALDRLSREECLDILGETYDSIDWIEIGTGVIKEYGMSIVTEIRESFPESIIVTDMKTCDAGKFEAAQAFEAGADITTVMAFAADQTISDMLDVALEHKGRVMVDLLGVTNKLRINQLQNLGVDLISLHFGKDMQKKGNITGDLFELVSESSGIEIAVAGGINLDSLSSILSYAPDTLIVGGGITKQDNRKQAAAQIKEAIKEYEKSHSHCS; from the coding sequence ATGAAACTTCAATTAGCATTGGACAGGCTATCCCGTGAAGAGTGTTTAGACATTTTAGGAGAGACATATGATTCCATCGACTGGATTGAGATTGGAACTGGTGTTATCAAAGAATACGGAATGTCAATTGTAACGGAAATTAGAGAGTCCTTTCCTGAATCAATCATTGTAACAGATATGAAAACATGTGATGCGGGCAAATTTGAAGCTGCTCAGGCTTTTGAAGCTGGGGCCGATATTACGACTGTCATGGCTTTCGCAGCAGATCAAACGATTTCCGATATGTTAGACGTAGCCTTAGAGCATAAAGGCAGAGTAATGGTTGATTTACTGGGCGTTACTAATAAATTGCGCATCAATCAGCTCCAAAACCTTGGAGTCGATCTCATTAGCCTACATTTTGGTAAAGATATGCAGAAAAAAGGAAATATCACCGGTGATCTCTTTGAACTTGTAAGCGAATCCTCAGGTATAGAAATTGCTGTAGCAGGTGGAATCAACCTTGATTCTCTGTCATCAATTCTTTCTTACGCTCCCGATACTTTAATCGTTGGGGGAGGCATTACGAAGCAGGATAACCGTAAACAAGCGGCTGCACAAATTAAGGAGGCGATCAAGGAATATGAAAAAAGTCATTCACACTGTAGTTAA
- a CDS encoding PRD domain-containing protein: protein MTTIKERLDILKAGDVISEEASTIAEEAVQRLSVHTQRPLPQNKVEMLVTHLASALTRMSRGESVDGPPEELFSEIEKSEQIDLANREINWLKSNWGDEIPKSEIAFLKMHYVSIFKDMK, encoded by the coding sequence ATGACAACGATTAAGGAACGACTAGATATTCTGAAAGCTGGCGATGTGATTAGTGAGGAAGCATCAACTATCGCTGAGGAAGCGGTGCAAAGATTAAGTGTCCATACGCAAAGGCCGCTTCCTCAAAATAAAGTAGAAATGCTTGTTACTCATCTTGCATCAGCCTTAACGCGTATGTCCCGCGGTGAATCAGTCGATGGCCCACCGGAAGAGCTTTTTTCAGAAATTGAGAAATCTGAGCAAATTGATCTAGCGAATAGAGAGATTAATTGGCTTAAATCCAATTGGGGTGATGAAATTCCAAAATCTGAGATCGCTTTTTTAAAAATGCACTATGTATCTATTTTTAAAGATATGAAATAG
- a CDS encoding TRAP transporter large permease translates to MIGILLVGLFIILMFLGIPIAFVIGIVALLGIMNVPYIPEVTVPVKMLNGLDSFVLLAVPLFILAANLMNSGQISQKLIDLALAIVGHIRGGLAHANILVSMLFAGVSGAAQADTAGVGKILIPNMKKQGYDTETAVGITAASSTIGVIIPPSIPMIIFAGLTNVSVGALFLVGIIPGILVGLGMMILVYILARKRGYPTYQKASMKNFLKQFVGTIPALMTPVILIGGIITGIFTATEAAAFASLYTVIIGLFYYKTLKIKDFPKILVDTLTLSSLSLFALAAANALGELMSYYQLSSWAEQFFANNIDSKWVFLLIIIAFFLFVGTFMDAIPAMILFIPVILPVAIGFEIDPILLGIVTIMTLAVGLVTPPYGLCLLLAAKIGKLPVERSLGAVMPYIAIVLVVLLVVAFVPDVAFYLPKVINSNLF, encoded by the coding sequence ATGATTGGTATTCTGTTAGTTGGTCTCTTTATTATCCTGATGTTTCTTGGTATTCCTATTGCGTTCGTAATCGGAATTGTAGCCCTGCTAGGAATTATGAACGTACCTTATATTCCTGAAGTAACAGTACCAGTTAAAATGCTGAACGGTCTCGATTCGTTTGTTTTATTAGCCGTTCCTCTTTTCATACTAGCAGCTAACTTGATGAATAGCGGCCAAATCTCCCAAAAGTTAATAGACTTAGCACTAGCAATTGTCGGGCACATCCGTGGTGGATTAGCACACGCCAATATTCTCGTATCTATGCTCTTTGCAGGGGTTTCAGGCGCAGCTCAAGCTGACACGGCCGGGGTTGGTAAAATCCTAATTCCTAATATGAAAAAACAAGGATATGACACTGAAACAGCTGTTGGTATTACAGCGGCCTCTTCTACAATCGGTGTTATCATTCCCCCAAGTATCCCGATGATCATTTTTGCGGGGCTAACAAATGTATCAGTTGGCGCTTTGTTCTTAGTAGGAATTATCCCTGGTATCCTCGTAGGACTCGGTATGATGATCCTTGTTTATATTCTTGCTAGGAAGAGAGGATATCCCACATATCAGAAAGCTTCAATGAAAAATTTCTTGAAACAGTTTGTTGGCACAATTCCTGCACTAATGACACCCGTGATTCTGATTGGTGGGATTATCACCGGAATTTTCACAGCGACTGAAGCAGCGGCATTTGCTTCACTTTATACAGTCATCATTGGCCTTTTTTATTACAAGACATTAAAAATAAAAGATTTCCCTAAGATTTTAGTGGATACGTTAACACTTAGTTCATTATCCTTATTCGCCTTAGCCGCAGCAAATGCTTTAGGAGAATTGATGAGTTACTACCAATTATCATCATGGGCGGAACAATTTTTCGCAAATAACATCGATAGTAAATGGGTTTTTCTATTAATTATCATTGCATTCTTCCTCTTTGTAGGAACGTTCATGGATGCTATACCAGCAATGATTTTATTTATCCCAGTGATCTTGCCAGTTGCGATCGGCTTTGAGATTGATCCCATTCTATTAGGTATCGTTACAATCATGACGTTAGCTGTGGGTCTAGTGACGCCCCCATATGGTTTATGTTTACTCTTAGCTGCGAAAATTGGAAAATTACCAGTTGAACGTTCACTAGGTGCCGTTATGCCATATATAGCTATAGTACTCGTAGTACTGCTAGTAGTTGCATTTGTACCGGATGTTGCTTTTTACTTACCAAAGGTGATTAATTCTAATTTGTTTTAA
- a CDS encoding sugar kinase: MKKDVVTIGDAMITFDPSHHGPMRYASNFERKAGGAEFNFAVGCARLGLQTGWISRLGNDEFGKYIRNFARGEGIDVSEVQLLDRYSTSLNFKEIREDGNGQTFYYRHQSPTEALTEATLDEAMLRRCKVLHITGVFAAINPDKNISLLQKAATIAKDNGAMVTFDPNIRLKLWSPEEAKYGLTELLPYVDVLLTGEDEAELLFGVHDPEQIAQACQRYGISTIAIKKGEDGASAYKNGELIHAPAIPPKKVVDTVGAGDGFDAGFVYGLLNGWTLERTLKFSNAIGSMVVSVYGDNEGLPELSEVLTQLGEREIIER; encoded by the coding sequence ATGAAAAAAGATGTTGTTACGATTGGAGATGCGATGATCACATTTGATCCTTCACATCATGGTCCAATGCGGTATGCTTCCAATTTTGAAAGAAAAGCAGGTGGAGCTGAATTTAATTTCGCTGTTGGATGTGCAAGGCTCGGGTTACAAACAGGATGGATTAGTAGGTTAGGGAATGACGAGTTTGGAAAATATATTCGTAATTTTGCTAGAGGTGAGGGAATCGATGTTTCAGAAGTGCAGTTGCTCGATCGATATTCAACCTCGTTGAATTTCAAGGAGATTAGAGAAGACGGTAATGGTCAAACGTTCTATTATCGTCATCAATCACCTACGGAGGCACTGACAGAGGCTACCCTTGATGAAGCTATGCTGAGACGTTGCAAGGTGTTACATATAACAGGCGTTTTTGCTGCAATTAATCCGGATAAGAATATTTCACTTCTCCAAAAAGCTGCTACGATAGCAAAAGATAACGGAGCGATGGTCACTTTCGACCCTAATATACGATTGAAATTGTGGTCTCCCGAAGAAGCTAAGTACGGCTTAACAGAACTCCTTCCATATGTAGACGTACTGCTTACTGGTGAAGATGAAGCTGAATTACTTTTTGGAGTTCATGACCCTGAACAAATTGCGCAAGCTTGTCAAAGATACGGTATTTCAACAATAGCGATAAAAAAAGGTGAGGATGGAGCAAGTGCTTATAAAAATGGTGAACTTATTCATGCGCCAGCAATACCTCCAAAAAAAGTGGTCGATACGGTAGGAGCAGGAGACGGGTTTGATGCAGGGTTTGTTTATGGATTACTAAATGGCTGGACTCTTGAAAGAACTCTTAAGTTCTCAAATGCAATTGGTTCTATGGTAGTGAGCGTTTATGGAGATAATGAAGGGTTGCCAGAACTAAGTGAAGTTCTTACACAGCTTGGAGAAAGAGAAATTATTGAGAGGTGA
- a CDS encoding histidinol-phosphatase — translation MKFDYHTHHERCGHAEAGIEDYIKAAIQNDLQMIGISDHSPFFASEKDRALPRIAMAKSEFASYVEEVLSLKEKYRGKIDVLLGVESDFFRDHYPLYKSIYDQYPFDYIIGSVHFSNGTNIFDKSRWENLIEEDIRKEKEHYYKLIVESAESGIFDILAHIDAMKGFYPDFANVQTPEVEKALKRLGELESTIEINTSGKHKDCGGWYPANDMLEMACHYGVGVTFGSDAHWPSRVGEEFEEVRTKLKEIGFKNWTVFRERKKEFVGM, via the coding sequence ACCATACGCACCATGAACGATGTGGTCATGCAGAAGCAGGAATTGAAGATTACATAAAAGCAGCAATCCAAAATGATTTGCAGATGATCGGAATTTCTGATCATTCACCGTTTTTTGCAAGTGAGAAGGATCGAGCGTTGCCTCGCATTGCTATGGCCAAGAGTGAGTTCGCTTCTTATGTAGAAGAAGTGCTCTCGCTTAAGGAAAAGTACCGTGGCAAGATTGACGTTTTGCTTGGTGTTGAATCTGACTTTTTTCGAGACCATTACCCGTTATATAAAAGCATTTATGATCAGTACCCGTTTGACTACATAATTGGCTCTGTTCATTTTAGTAATGGAACTAACATCTTTGATAAAAGTCGATGGGAAAATTTAATTGAAGAAGACATACGCAAAGAAAAAGAGCATTATTACAAGCTAATCGTAGAATCAGCTGAAAGCGGCATCTTCGATATTCTAGCCCATATTGATGCCATGAAGGGATTTTATCCAGACTTCGCAAACGTCCAAACACCTGAAGTCGAAAAAGCATTGAAGCGACTCGGAGAGCTTGAGTCAACGATTGAAATCAACACATCTGGTAAGCATAAAGACTGCGGCGGCTGGTATCCCGCGAATGACATGCTCGAAATGGCCTGCCATTATGGTGTTGGAGTTACTTTCGGATCTGACGCTCATTGGCCTTCACGCGTTGGAGAAGAATTTGAAGAAGTTCGAACAAAGCTGAAGGAGATTGGATTTAAGAATTGGACGGTGTTTCGAGAGAGGAAGAAGGAGTTTGTTGGGATGTGA
- a CDS encoding YhfT family protein, whose product MEMVLVILIGAMAAVLANLNLAVFNDGLRPIVPENTEGRMGRKELGLTAFAMSFGLVVGFGIPFTITASIILIHSILLGTDIIGLITPRNKWGTPVAAIVGGAYGAGLLVGLEGFVTLFEKLPLNFLDAMGEVGSPVVVTFMAFPALAVALQFSVKKGVLTFVTSAIIRQLAVWLNESGAMAFGDTTVTLNQEGMALITGMIFLITYAVRQKPEGEGSSIDLASVFSERVNRIKKHVIYFMIMGGLIAAATNLLIMAGDPISLNLIADGKVTDAAIAAGARALGFIPLVASTAIATGVYSPVGFTIIFVVGLLVPNVWVAAILGIITVFLEVMLLSKIARFLDKYPGVRQSGENIRTAMSRILEVALLIGGANAANAIAPGLGFFIIAGFYLLNEIAGRPIVRMAVGPIGAIAVGILANVLVVLGLMQIPQ is encoded by the coding sequence ATGGAAATGGTTCTCGTCATCTTGATCGGGGCTATGGCAGCTGTTCTTGCAAATTTAAATTTAGCTGTGTTTAATGACGGCTTACGACCAATTGTACCTGAAAATACTGAAGGGCGAATGGGACGTAAAGAGCTTGGTTTAACTGCCTTTGCTATGAGTTTTGGACTTGTAGTTGGTTTTGGGATTCCTTTTACCATTACTGCGAGTATTATCCTTATCCATAGCATTCTGCTTGGAACAGATATCATTGGATTAATTACCCCGCGAAATAAATGGGGTACGCCTGTTGCGGCAATTGTTGGTGGCGCATATGGTGCAGGTTTGTTAGTTGGACTAGAAGGATTTGTCACCTTATTTGAAAAACTACCATTGAATTTCTTAGATGCGATGGGGGAAGTGGGATCCCCAGTTGTTGTCACCTTTATGGCATTTCCAGCTCTAGCAGTGGCATTGCAATTCAGTGTTAAAAAAGGTGTGCTAACATTTGTCACTTCAGCTATCATTCGACAGTTAGCTGTATGGTTAAATGAAAGCGGTGCCATGGCTTTTGGTGATACGACGGTTACGTTAAATCAAGAAGGAATGGCTCTCATTACTGGAATGATTTTCTTAATTACATATGCTGTGCGCCAAAAACCTGAAGGAGAAGGTAGCAGTATTGATCTTGCTTCGGTTTTTAGCGAGAGAGTGAATCGCATTAAAAAGCATGTAATTTATTTCATGATTATGGGGGGGCTGATTGCTGCGGCTACGAACCTTCTGATTATGGCTGGAGATCCGATATCATTAAATTTAATCGCAGACGGAAAAGTAACAGATGCTGCCATCGCTGCTGGAGCCCGAGCGCTGGGATTCATTCCACTTGTTGCTAGTACGGCGATTGCAACAGGTGTGTATAGTCCAGTTGGGTTTACAATCATTTTCGTTGTAGGGTTGCTTGTTCCTAATGTATGGGTTGCGGCTATCCTTGGTATTATTACTGTTTTTCTTGAGGTTATGTTATTGAGTAAGATTGCACGTTTCCTTGACAAATATCCTGGAGTTCGACAATCAGGAGAAAATATTCGTACAGCGATGAGTCGAATTTTAGAAGTGGCTCTTTTAATTGGTGGTGCAAACGCAGCTAATGCTATTGCTCCAGGGCTTGGATTTTTTATCATTGCAGGGTTCTATTTGTTAAATGAGATTGCGGGCCGTCCAATTGTGCGAATGGCAGTAGGACCGATTGGCGCAATAGCAGTTGGTATCTTGGCGAATGTTCTTGTCGTACTTGGCCTCATGCAAATACCACAGTAG
- the yhfZ gene encoding GntR family transcriptional regulator YhfZ, producing the protein MEGKWEKLYSKNGLAARRIAANLIAIEPGSRIPRVSDFVTETSLGRGTIQGALRLLEEIGAIVLEARGHLGTFLVRTDRELLWDIAGLGSVMGAMPLPYSRKYEGLATGLVQVLEMMKIPFNLAFMRGSSNRIEALKAGRYDFVIVSRHAAELAVRNDARIEMAKTFGNNSYVSGHEIFFSDSKTEQIQNGMRVGIDYSSADQHLLTEYEIEGIDVQLIEVNYMQMMEMLKNNEIDAAVWNKDEIIHSEGMGKGSFRSIKAQELSRKVNEATMVLNRERIELRDALLDLSVFNVKELQVRVEKGEIYPRY; encoded by the coding sequence ATGGAAGGCAAATGGGAGAAATTATACAGCAAGAATGGACTGGCAGCTAGGAGAATTGCAGCTAATCTAATAGCGATCGAGCCAGGAAGCCGTATTCCTCGCGTAAGTGATTTTGTTACAGAAACATCACTTGGAAGGGGGACAATTCAGGGAGCGTTACGTCTACTCGAAGAAATAGGAGCTATTGTTCTTGAAGCAAGAGGACACCTTGGTACGTTTCTTGTTAGAACGGATCGAGAGCTACTTTGGGATATTGCAGGACTTGGTTCTGTGATGGGGGCAATGCCTTTACCATATTCGCGAAAATATGAAGGCCTTGCTACTGGTTTAGTTCAGGTGCTTGAAATGATGAAAATACCTTTTAATTTGGCTTTCATGAGAGGCTCATCGAATAGAATAGAGGCATTGAAAGCTGGAAGATATGATTTTGTGATTGTTTCAAGGCATGCGGCTGAGCTTGCTGTTCGGAATGACGCTCGTATCGAAATGGCAAAAACATTTGGAAATAACTCATATGTTTCCGGACATGAAATCTTTTTTTCAGACTCTAAAACAGAGCAGATTCAAAACGGCATGCGGGTAGGTATTGATTATTCTTCAGCTGATCAGCATCTTCTAACGGAGTATGAAATAGAAGGTATTGATGTTCAGCTAATTGAAGTGAACTACATGCAGATGATGGAGATGCTTAAGAACAATGAAATTGATGCAGCAGTTTGGAATAAGGATGAGATTATTCATTCTGAAGGAATGGGCAAAGGATCGTTTCGTTCGATAAAAGCTCAGGAATTAAGTCGGAAGGTGAATGAAGCAACTATGGTCTTAAATAGGGAGAGGATAGAACTTAGAGATGCACTACTCGACCTGTCAGTATTTAACGTCAAGGAGCTACAAGTTCGAGTAGAAAAGGGGGAAATTTATCCTCGATATTAG
- a CDS encoding LacI family DNA-binding transcriptional regulator codes for MRTVTMADVAKKAQVSKSTVSQYLNKRYDYMSEKTKVRIEEAIKELGYQPNIVARSLKQKSTKTIGVIVANILHTFSTEVSRAVEDLCHEKGFHTIICNADDDPVKEKRYIEMLRAKQVDGLIIFPTGNNRELYKQMLDEEYPLVFLDRLVPDIPASSIMLNNEKASELAVEHFVRKGHKRIAIMTTSFIDNISSRYERVEGYKEALIERNIELKEDYIQCVDPDLIASSLEKMLALPSPPDCIIAGNDFVLKEVLRFAKQQSLRIPEDLSVIGIDDVPYASFFTPPITAVAQPTFKMGKMAAEILLDKINKTTRINDQPEYRFEPKLMIRESVN; via the coding sequence ATGAGAACTGTAACTATGGCAGACGTTGCAAAAAAAGCACAAGTATCGAAGAGCACCGTTTCGCAATATTTAAACAAACGATATGACTATATGAGTGAAAAAACGAAAGTAAGAATTGAAGAAGCGATTAAAGAGCTTGGTTATCAACCTAACATTGTAGCCAGGAGCTTGAAACAAAAATCTACGAAAACAATTGGAGTCATTGTTGCTAATATTCTCCATACTTTTTCAACAGAAGTGAGTAGAGCAGTAGAAGATTTGTGTCATGAAAAAGGTTTTCATACAATTATTTGTAATGCTGATGATGATCCAGTTAAAGAAAAGCGTTACATTGAAATGCTTCGTGCCAAACAGGTGGACGGATTGATTATCTTTCCAACGGGTAACAACCGTGAACTCTACAAACAAATGTTGGATGAAGAATATCCGCTCGTTTTTCTAGATCGTTTAGTTCCAGATATTCCAGCATCCTCTATAATGCTCAACAATGAAAAAGCTTCCGAATTAGCTGTTGAACATTTTGTTCGTAAAGGGCATAAGCGTATTGCCATTATGACTACATCTTTTATAGATAACATCTCTTCACGGTATGAGAGAGTAGAAGGTTATAAGGAAGCTCTGATTGAACGAAACATTGAATTAAAAGAAGATTATATCCAATGTGTTGATCCAGATTTGATTGCTTCATCACTTGAAAAGATGTTAGCACTTCCTTCACCTCCAGATTGTATTATTGCAGGAAATGATTTTGTACTAAAAGAAGTGCTTCGTTTTGCCAAGCAACAATCTTTGCGCATTCCTGAGGACTTATCTGTTATCGGAATTGATGATGTACCGTATGCGAGTTTCTTTACTCCTCCCATCACGGCAGTTGCGCAGCCTACTTTTAAAATGGGTAAAATGGCAGCCGAGATTTTGTTGGATAAAATTAATAAAACGACAAGAATAAATGATCAGCCAGAGTATCGTTTTGAACCAAAATTGATGATAAGAGAATCAGTTAACTAA